From Alteromonas sp. RKMC-009, one genomic window encodes:
- the cynS gene encoding cyanase, producing MITDRQQVTAMIMSAKVTKGIKWSQAAEVIGESKEWSTAACLGQMAMTKAQAEATGELFGLTEEAVAWLQIAPYKGSLPTAVPTDPLIYRWYELVNVYGTTLKELIHEEFGDGIMSAIDFEMDLTREPDPKGDRVKVVMSGKFLPYKTY from the coding sequence ATGATTACTGACAGACAGCAAGTCACCGCAATGATTATGAGCGCAAAAGTCACTAAAGGCATTAAATGGTCACAGGCCGCAGAAGTGATCGGCGAGTCGAAAGAATGGAGTACTGCAGCATGCCTGGGCCAGATGGCTATGACCAAAGCGCAGGCTGAAGCCACCGGTGAACTATTCGGGTTAACTGAAGAAGCCGTCGCCTGGTTGCAGATTGCACCTTATAAAGGCTCTCTGCCAACGGCGGTTCCTACTGATCCGTTAATTTACCGCTGGTACGAACTGGTGAATGTGTACGGCACCACACTGAAAGAGCTCATTCACGAAGAGTTTGGCGACGGCATTATGAGTGCCATCGATTTTGAAATGGACTTAACCCGTGAACCTGATCCTAAAGGCGACCGTGTGAAAGTGGTGATGTCAGGTAAATTCCTGCCGTACAAAACCTACTGA
- a CDS encoding JmjC domain-containing protein has product MLSDARDALQRVLNPVSYDDFFNSYVGKKPLIIKDNNPFRAAIGGTSPREKLLQGHRRYAPAVTCHSHAPKLPPPAATEVENEQAFYQLISDHFKRDYTVRIPDVTGLSPDLTNFTRSLEKLIQSPVSVVVFWSHQGAQAPVHHDEVDVIVIQLEGTKRWFISDAPPSFPTRWKKAGSLPPQMPHYQTVDVKAGDLIYLPRGTVHTVQSTSESIHLSIGFVPVTVRDTVNAVLDHLTEVSLPLRKDIGPRADCLASHNALEQVSQQVKEHLQSLLSAAQHDQFIMESLKRQRARLIQDMPKLTPSVNARHPVSVNTYVQRSPLAMAELVETDKILDLSVPGEQILIHPGVKAQLQFMITTSAFRVADIPGEIGDDVRVALTQRLLACGFLEPAPAR; this is encoded by the coding sequence ATGCTTTCAGACGCCAGGGACGCGCTGCAAAGGGTCCTGAACCCGGTCAGTTACGACGATTTCTTCAATTCCTACGTAGGTAAAAAGCCGCTAATAATCAAAGACAACAACCCTTTCAGAGCAGCGATTGGAGGTACATCTCCAAGGGAAAAATTACTTCAGGGACATCGCCGGTATGCTCCTGCGGTAACCTGTCACTCTCATGCCCCCAAGCTGCCCCCACCTGCGGCAACAGAAGTTGAAAACGAACAAGCTTTTTATCAGCTGATTTCTGATCACTTTAAGCGTGACTACACAGTCCGCATACCCGATGTCACCGGACTGTCACCTGACCTTACGAATTTTACCCGGTCACTTGAAAAGCTTATTCAATCACCGGTCAGTGTAGTCGTATTCTGGAGTCATCAGGGCGCACAGGCTCCGGTGCATCACGATGAGGTGGATGTTATTGTTATACAGTTGGAAGGAACAAAACGCTGGTTCATTTCCGACGCACCGCCTTCCTTTCCTACCCGATGGAAAAAGGCGGGTTCACTCCCTCCTCAAATGCCCCATTATCAAACAGTCGATGTGAAGGCAGGCGATCTTATCTATCTGCCACGGGGCACCGTTCACACTGTGCAGTCGACTTCAGAGTCAATCCACTTATCCATTGGCTTTGTCCCGGTCACCGTCAGGGATACAGTTAATGCTGTTTTGGACCATTTAACTGAAGTTAGTTTGCCGTTACGGAAAGATATAGGCCCGAGAGCGGACTGCCTTGCGTCACATAATGCACTGGAGCAGGTTTCTCAACAGGTAAAGGAGCATCTGCAAAGCTTATTGAGTGCTGCTCAACACGATCAGTTTATAATGGAATCACTTAAACGCCAGCGGGCACGACTGATTCAGGATATGCCAAAATTGACGCCGTCAGTGAATGCGCGGCATCCTGTCTCCGTAAATACTTATGTTCAGCGCAGCCCCCTTGCCATGGCTGAGTTAGTAGAGACAGACAAGATTCTTGATTTATCTGTTCCCGGCGAACAAATACTGATTCACCCCGGCGTAAAAGCACAATTGCAATTCATGATAACCACGTCTGCGTTCAGGGTTGCTGATATCCCGGGTGAAATAGGTGATGATGTGCGCGTCGCCCTGACACAGCGTTTGCTTGCCTGCGGCTTTCTTGAACCTGCACCTGCCCGCTGA
- a CDS encoding OsmC family protein: MSIVKTGSARYQPLGKEGKGHVSTGSGALSDQPYGFNTRFEDKSGTNPEELIAAAHSSCYAMALSFALSDAGYQNGDLKVDAEVTLEKDGDGFTVTKSALTLEAKVDGIDEYKFADIAKGAKENCPISKLLNAKITLDYTLQS; encoded by the coding sequence ATGTCTATTGTTAAAACTGGTTCTGCGCGCTATCAGCCACTAGGTAAAGAAGGCAAAGGTCATGTGAGCACAGGAAGTGGTGCCTTGTCTGATCAGCCTTATGGCTTTAATACACGTTTTGAAGACAAGAGCGGTACTAATCCTGAGGAACTGATTGCTGCTGCTCACAGCAGTTGCTATGCCATGGCGTTGTCGTTTGCGTTATCAGATGCAGGTTATCAAAACGGTGATCTAAAAGTTGATGCTGAGGTCACACTGGAAAAAGACGGTGATGGCTTTACCGTAACGAAATCTGCATTAACCCTTGAAGCTAAAGTAGACGGGATTGATGAATATAAGTTTGCAGATATCGCGAAGGGCGCAAAAGAAAACTGCCCGATCTCTAAACTGCTGAACGCGAAAATCACTCTCGATTACACTTTACAAAGCTAA
- a CDS encoding SulP family inorganic anion transporter, with amino-acid sequence MFDLINSKDSNVKNDVLSGITVALALVPEAVAFAFVAGVEPMIGLYAAFMMGLITSAIGGRPGMISGATGAMAVVMVALVAEHGVQYLFAAVVLAGLLQILCGVFRLGKFIRLVPYPVMLGFVNGLAIVIFLAQLGQFKVQNASGSLEWMQGTMLYIMLGLVGLTMAIIYLLPKLTKAVPASLVAIVTITLLVHGLDLEARTVIDFVRDLLPADQKATATLAGELPTFSIPMVPFTWDTLMIILPTSVILCLVGLIESLLTLTLIDEMTDTRGRGNKECIGQGVANTVNGFFGGMGGCAMIGQSMININSGGRGRLSGITAAVVLLGFILFAAPLIEMIPLAALVGVMFVVVIGTFEWASFRIIRGVNKEDAFVLFLVTAVTVISDLAIAVVVGVIVSALVFAWKAARYIEAKTHIDDDGWKVYELRGPVFFGSIHHFKELFDVANDPNDVVIDFNNSRIWDSSGIDALDSLAGKYEEQGKKLHIRHISSECRGLLTKADKFVEINVNEDPRYRVATDKLG; translated from the coding sequence ATGTTTGATTTGATTAATAGCAAAGACAGCAATGTTAAAAACGACGTGCTGTCTGGCATTACTGTCGCACTGGCTTTAGTACCTGAAGCTGTGGCATTTGCCTTTGTTGCCGGTGTAGAACCTATGATTGGTTTGTATGCGGCCTTTATGATGGGCCTCATTACGTCTGCCATCGGTGGCCGTCCGGGCATGATTTCCGGTGCAACAGGGGCCATGGCCGTTGTAATGGTGGCACTGGTTGCTGAGCATGGCGTGCAATATCTTTTTGCTGCTGTGGTGCTGGCAGGTTTGCTGCAAATATTGTGCGGGGTATTCCGTCTGGGTAAGTTCATCCGGCTGGTACCCTATCCGGTGATGCTGGGCTTTGTAAATGGCCTGGCTATCGTTATATTCCTTGCCCAGTTAGGTCAGTTTAAAGTGCAAAATGCGTCGGGTTCACTGGAATGGATGCAAGGCACCATGCTTTATATCATGCTGGGCCTGGTGGGGCTGACAATGGCAATCATCTATCTCTTGCCCAAGCTGACAAAGGCTGTTCCTGCCTCGCTGGTGGCTATCGTCACGATTACGCTGCTGGTACATGGTCTGGACTTAGAAGCCCGTACCGTTATCGATTTTGTCCGTGATTTATTACCGGCAGATCAAAAGGCCACGGCCACGCTGGCCGGTGAGCTGCCAACCTTCTCTATCCCTATGGTGCCGTTCACCTGGGATACGCTGATGATTATCCTGCCAACTTCAGTCATTTTATGCCTCGTTGGTTTAATTGAATCACTGTTAACACTCACGCTTATCGATGAGATGACAGATACCCGTGGTCGCGGAAACAAAGAATGTATTGGTCAGGGTGTGGCGAACACCGTGAACGGTTTCTTCGGTGGTATGGGCGGTTGTGCCATGATTGGACAGTCGATGATCAACATCAACTCAGGTGGTCGTGGCCGTTTGTCAGGGATTACTGCAGCGGTTGTACTGCTTGGCTTTATCCTGTTTGCAGCGCCGCTGATTGAAATGATTCCCCTTGCTGCACTGGTTGGCGTCATGTTTGTGGTGGTAATCGGTACCTTCGAATGGGCATCGTTCCGCATAATCCGTGGTGTGAATAAGGAAGATGCATTCGTGCTGTTCCTGGTAACAGCGGTAACCGTTATCTCTGACCTCGCCATTGCTGTTGTTGTTGGTGTGATTGTGTCGGCACTGGTCTTTGCCTGGAAAGCGGCACGGTACATTGAAGCGAAAACCCACATCGATGACGATGGCTGGAAGGTTTATGAGCTGCGCGGACCGGTTTTCTTTGGTTCGATTCATCACTTTAAAGAGTTGTTTGATGTAGCTAATGACCCGAATGACGTGGTGATCGATTTCAATAACAGCCGAATCTGGGATTCTTCCGGTATCGATGCGCTGGACAGTCTGGCCGGTAAATACGAAGAGCAGGGTAAAAAGCTGCACATCCGGCATATCAGTTCAGAGTGTCGTGGCTTGCTTACAAAAGCCGATAAGTTTGTTGAAATTAATGTCAATGAAGACCCGCGTTATCGGGTAGCAACGGATAAATTAGGTTAA
- the nirB gene encoding nitrite reductase large subunit NirB translates to MTTSTTHPKVLVIGNGMVGHHFVEQLVASEYPCDITVLSGENRLAYDRVYLSSWFTGATAADLAMTDEETYTKWGVNFKLNARVESIDRKNKTVSTKTDTFDYDVLVMATGSYPFVPPIPGNDQPHCLVYRTIEDLQAIEASAAVSKTGVVVGGGLLGLEAANALKQAGVETHVVEFAPQLMAVQLDGQGGDLLRTKIEDLGVTVHTQKATQVIEAGEQSRYRMVFADGSYLETDMILFSAGIRPSDALGRSAELAVGERGGIVINNQCQTSDPDIYAIGECALWDNRIFGLVAPGYTMARAVAANIAGKEGEFAGADMSTKLKLMGVEVGSIGDAHARTPGALSYTYHNQPDGVYKKLVVDAAQKQVIGAVLVGDTSDYDTLLQYALNGIELPEHAESLILPSSSDKPALGADALPDTATICSCHNVAKCDISAAIDGGCCSVGDVKSATKAATGCGGCAALLKNVVDSELEKRGVEVSKAICEHFNFTRQELYHMVKVEGIRSFDALLEKHGTGLGCDVCKPAMGSILASVWNDYILTQTNLPLQDTNDTYLGNMQKDGTYSIVPRIPGGEITPEGLILIGEVAKKYGLYTKITGGQRIDLFGARVEQLPDIWQELVDGGFETGHAYAKALRTVKSCVGSTWCRYGVQDSVGQAIDLENRYKGLRAPHKIKFAVSGCTRECAEAQGKDIGVIATEKGWNLYVCGNGGMKPRHADLFATDIDDETLVKYIDRVLMFYVKTADRLQRTSVWMENLEGGLDYLKSVVIDDALGICQELEDQMQAVVDAYQCEWKTTLESPESRKRFRQFVNSKESDSNIQFVDERGQIRPATEAEKIAGTSRIPVELV, encoded by the coding sequence ATGACAACATCAACAACACATCCAAAAGTACTCGTTATCGGTAACGGGATGGTTGGTCACCACTTTGTCGAACAACTGGTCGCCAGTGAGTACCCCTGTGACATTACAGTGTTAAGTGGCGAAAACCGTCTGGCATATGACCGTGTTTATCTTTCTTCGTGGTTTACCGGTGCAACGGCAGCCGATCTGGCCATGACAGATGAAGAAACTTATACCAAGTGGGGCGTTAACTTTAAGCTGAATGCCCGGGTCGAAAGCATTGACCGTAAGAACAAAACCGTCAGCACCAAAACTGACACCTTTGATTATGATGTGCTGGTGATGGCAACCGGTTCATATCCGTTTGTTCCACCTATTCCGGGTAACGACCAGCCTCATTGTCTGGTCTACCGGACCATTGAAGATCTGCAGGCCATTGAAGCCTCTGCTGCCGTCAGTAAAACTGGCGTGGTAGTAGGCGGAGGATTGCTGGGTCTTGAGGCAGCAAACGCACTGAAACAAGCCGGTGTAGAAACACACGTGGTTGAGTTTGCGCCTCAATTGATGGCCGTTCAGCTGGACGGGCAGGGCGGTGATCTGCTGCGCACTAAAATTGAAGATTTGGGCGTAACAGTACATACACAAAAAGCTACCCAGGTGATTGAGGCCGGTGAACAAAGCCGCTACCGCATGGTGTTTGCCGACGGCTCATACTTAGAAACTGACATGATTTTATTCTCTGCCGGTATACGCCCGTCGGATGCCCTGGGCCGGTCAGCGGAGCTGGCAGTAGGCGAACGTGGTGGTATTGTCATTAACAATCAGTGCCAGACATCTGACCCCGACATCTATGCTATCGGTGAATGTGCGTTATGGGACAACCGTATTTTTGGTCTGGTTGCGCCCGGCTACACCATGGCCCGTGCGGTTGCAGCAAACATCGCCGGTAAAGAAGGTGAGTTTGCCGGTGCAGACATGAGTACCAAACTTAAACTGATGGGCGTAGAAGTTGGCTCTATTGGTGATGCACATGCCAGAACCCCGGGCGCACTGAGCTATACCTATCACAACCAGCCAGACGGCGTATATAAAAAGCTGGTGGTTGATGCGGCACAAAAGCAGGTTATCGGTGCAGTGCTGGTAGGTGATACCAGTGATTACGATACCTTATTGCAATACGCGTTAAACGGCATTGAACTGCCTGAGCACGCTGAATCTCTTATTCTGCCTTCTTCGTCAGACAAGCCTGCTCTGGGCGCTGACGCGCTGCCGGATACGGCGACTATCTGTTCCTGTCACAACGTGGCGAAATGCGATATTTCGGCAGCCATCGACGGCGGTTGCTGCAGTGTTGGCGACGTGAAGTCAGCGACCAAAGCGGCAACGGGTTGCGGTGGTTGTGCAGCACTACTTAAAAATGTGGTGGACAGCGAGCTTGAGAAACGTGGTGTGGAAGTGTCGAAAGCTATTTGTGAGCACTTCAACTTTACCCGCCAGGAGCTTTACCACATGGTAAAAGTGGAAGGGATCCGAAGCTTCGATGCACTGCTTGAAAAGCACGGTACCGGTTTGGGCTGTGACGTATGTAAGCCGGCAATGGGTTCTATTCTGGCTTCAGTATGGAATGACTACATTCTTACGCAAACTAATTTGCCGCTGCAGGACACCAACGATACCTACCTGGGGAATATGCAAAAAGATGGCACCTATTCAATTGTGCCCCGCATACCCGGCGGTGAAATTACCCCTGAAGGTCTTATCCTGATTGGTGAAGTGGCGAAGAAATATGGTCTGTATACCAAAATTACCGGTGGTCAGCGTATCGATTTATTCGGTGCCCGTGTAGAGCAGTTACCTGATATCTGGCAGGAACTGGTCGATGGTGGTTTTGAAACAGGCCACGCCTACGCCAAAGCACTGCGTACGGTTAAATCCTGTGTGGGCAGCACCTGGTGCCGCTACGGTGTTCAGGACTCGGTAGGTCAGGCTATTGATCTGGAAAATCGTTACAAAGGCCTGCGTGCACCTCACAAAATTAAGTTTGCAGTATCAGGTTGTACCCGTGAATGTGCAGAAGCACAGGGCAAAGACATTGGTGTCATTGCAACGGAAAAAGGCTGGAACCTGTATGTGTGCGGGAATGGCGGTATGAAGCCCCGTCACGCAGATTTATTCGCCACCGATATTGATGATGAAACGCTGGTGAAATATATCGACCGTGTACTGATGTTCTACGTGAAAACTGCTGACAGATTACAGCGCACATCTGTGTGGATGGAAAACCTCGAAGGCGGACTCGATTATCTTAAATCTGTCGTGATTGATGATGCCCTGGGTATTTGTCAGGAGCTGGAAGATCAGATGCAGGCTGTGGTTGATGCTTATCAGTGCGAATGGAAAACCACACTGGAGTCGCCTGAATCACGTAAGCGTTTCCGTCAGTTTGTGAACAGTAAAGAAAGCGATTCAAACATTCAGTTTGTAGACGAGCGTGGTCAGATCCGCCCTGCCACAGAGGCAGAGAAAATTGCGGGTACATCGCGTATTCCGGTAGAACTGGTTTAA
- the nirD gene encoding nitrite reductase small subunit NirD — translation MQASVEIMPRWHDICEQSDLVANSGVCALIDEQQVAIFALNTAGGTNLYAVSNWDPVGKANVMYRGIVGSVKGEAVIASPLYKEHYSLVTGKCVENEAVSLSVYDVRLEDGRVQVAL, via the coding sequence ATGCAAGCATCTGTAGAAATTATGCCGCGCTGGCACGACATCTGTGAACAAAGTGACCTGGTTGCCAACAGTGGCGTTTGCGCCCTGATTGACGAACAACAGGTTGCTATCTTCGCCCTGAATACAGCCGGCGGCACCAACCTTTATGCAGTCTCAAACTGGGACCCGGTAGGTAAAGCCAATGTGATGTACCGCGGGATTGTCGGTTCTGTTAAAGGTGAAGCCGTGATTGCCTCTCCTTTGTACAAAGAGCATTACTCTCTGGTGACGGGGAAATGTGTCGAGAATGAAGCAGTCAGCCTGTCTGTATACGATGTCCGTCTTGAAGACGGCCGCGTACAGGTTGCATTGTAA
- a CDS encoding nitrate reductase gives MNHARATVISVQSAPKSVARTPTLAQTTCPYCGVGCGVDITLETAGNKTTLKSLTGTPEHPANFGRLCVKGTNLLETNDLNGRLTQPQMGGKPVSWDTATSAIAEKMQQVIDEHGPDAVALYVSGQLLTEDYYVANKFMKGYVGSANIDTNSRLCMSSAVAAYKRAFGEDIVPCNYEDLEQTDLLILTGSNAAWTHPVLFQRMERAKRQNPDMKVVVVDPRATDTSTLADLHIPLKPGTDAVLFNGLLHFLAQNGGLDTDFIAASTSGFEAALSSAAEYSLSRVAEECDVPEHDILALFTLFLERQRAITFFSMGINQSTSGVDKGNAIINCHLATGKIGKTGSGPFSITGQPNAMGGREVGGLANMLAAHMDIDNAQHRDRVQRFWQSPRMADKPGLKAVDLFKRINEGKVKFVWIMATNPVVSMPNRCEVEAALSKCDMVVVSDMVTKNDTLKFAHIALPASGWSEKNGTVTNSERRISRQRGLMKPAGESRHDWQALCAVAAKMGFAEHFDYQHPAEIFDEHARLTAFENHGNRALDLGGLSGLTTAEYDNFRPVQWPVPEKTVAGATRLFADGAFFTADKKARFIAISPCLPEQQTTTAFPFVLNTGRSRDQWHTMTRTGKAGKLLKHAPYSQLSLHPEDIKALGLSAQELVAVNSACNTGEPVILPVVEDKQLRKGNCFAPIHWSATWGSNLTLGALFNGAHDPLSGQPELKQGAVSVAAVSFNLHGQMIISDADVAAALSPAFDYWAKTTTDGGTAFRIASNNDTGSLFSNLKSVLPAHWLLVTRQHEKGLTVIATSENRFVFGLWLENSYRALPDEWLDSCLQQDDISSELLANLLRGTPDEAFLNGKLVCSCFSVREKTIETAIQAGCSSVDRLGNELKCGTNCGSCKPELQKMIDSYSSTQTAKAVTPEVILHD, from the coding sequence ATGAATCACGCCCGCGCCACAGTAATTTCAGTACAGTCTGCCCCTAAGAGTGTTGCCAGGACACCAACGCTTGCGCAGACAACGTGCCCTTACTGTGGCGTTGGTTGTGGTGTGGACATCACGCTGGAAACAGCAGGCAATAAAACAACGCTTAAATCCCTTACCGGTACGCCTGAACATCCGGCCAACTTCGGCAGATTGTGCGTGAAAGGCACCAACCTGCTTGAAACCAATGATCTTAATGGCCGCCTGACTCAGCCTCAGATGGGCGGCAAGCCGGTATCCTGGGACACTGCAACCAGCGCCATTGCTGAAAAAATGCAACAGGTGATTGATGAGCATGGACCGGATGCTGTGGCGCTGTATGTTTCAGGACAACTGCTCACTGAAGATTACTACGTCGCCAATAAGTTTATGAAGGGGTATGTTGGCAGCGCGAACATCGATACCAACTCACGACTTTGTATGTCTTCTGCGGTTGCCGCGTATAAACGCGCTTTCGGGGAAGATATCGTACCGTGCAACTACGAAGACCTGGAGCAGACGGATTTGCTCATCCTTACAGGCAGTAACGCCGCCTGGACACATCCGGTGCTGTTCCAGCGTATGGAGCGGGCAAAACGACAAAATCCGGATATGAAAGTGGTTGTGGTTGACCCGCGGGCAACAGATACATCCACGCTGGCCGATTTGCACATTCCATTAAAACCGGGCACTGATGCGGTGCTGTTTAACGGTCTGCTGCATTTTCTGGCACAAAACGGTGGCCTGGATACTGATTTTATTGCCGCTTCAACCAGTGGTTTTGAGGCGGCACTGTCCAGTGCGGCAGAATATTCGCTGAGCCGTGTGGCTGAAGAATGCGACGTACCGGAGCACGATATACTGGCACTGTTTACGCTGTTCCTCGAACGTCAGCGGGCCATTACCTTTTTCTCTATGGGCATCAATCAGTCCACCAGTGGTGTAGATAAAGGTAATGCCATTATCAACTGCCATCTGGCAACAGGCAAAATTGGCAAAACAGGCAGCGGTCCGTTCTCCATCACCGGACAACCTAATGCCATGGGCGGCCGCGAAGTAGGCGGGCTGGCGAACATGCTGGCTGCTCACATGGATATTGATAACGCGCAGCACCGTGATCGGGTACAACGTTTCTGGCAATCGCCCCGTATGGCTGATAAGCCGGGGTTAAAAGCGGTTGATCTGTTTAAGCGGATTAATGAAGGCAAAGTGAAGTTTGTCTGGATCATGGCCACCAACCCCGTGGTGAGCATGCCAAACCGCTGTGAAGTCGAAGCGGCACTGAGCAAATGCGATATGGTTGTGGTATCGGATATGGTGACTAAAAACGATACTCTGAAGTTTGCTCATATTGCGCTGCCGGCATCCGGTTGGTCAGAAAAAAACGGTACAGTAACCAATTCAGAAAGACGTATTTCTCGCCAGCGCGGTTTAATGAAACCGGCAGGTGAATCCAGACATGACTGGCAGGCCTTATGTGCTGTGGCTGCTAAGATGGGGTTTGCAGAACATTTTGATTACCAGCACCCGGCTGAAATCTTCGATGAACATGCCCGCCTGACCGCTTTTGAGAATCACGGCAACCGCGCTTTGGATTTGGGCGGTCTTAGCGGTTTAACAACTGCAGAATACGATAACTTCCGTCCCGTCCAGTGGCCGGTGCCGGAAAAAACAGTAGCCGGCGCGACACGCTTGTTTGCTGACGGCGCGTTTTTTACCGCAGATAAAAAAGCCCGGTTTATCGCGATTTCCCCCTGTTTACCCGAACAGCAAACCACAACAGCATTTCCGTTTGTGCTTAACACCGGTCGCAGCCGTGACCAGTGGCATACCATGACCCGTACCGGTAAAGCAGGGAAATTACTCAAGCATGCACCGTATTCTCAACTGTCTTTGCACCCTGAAGATATAAAAGCGCTTGGACTGTCAGCACAGGAACTGGTTGCTGTGAACAGCGCCTGCAATACCGGTGAGCCGGTTATTTTACCGGTGGTTGAAGACAAACAGCTGCGTAAAGGCAATTGCTTTGCGCCTATTCACTGGTCTGCTACCTGGGGCTCTAACCTGACACTTGGTGCGTTATTCAATGGCGCCCACGATCCCTTATCCGGACAGCCTGAACTGAAACAGGGCGCGGTGAGTGTTGCTGCAGTCAGTTTTAATTTACACGGACAAATGATTATCAGCGACGCTGATGTGGCAGCGGCTCTGTCTCCGGCTTTTGATTACTGGGCGAAAACTACCACTGACGGCGGCACGGCCTTCCGCATCGCCAGCAATAACGACACCGGGAGTCTGTTCAGCAATTTGAAAAGCGTGCTTCCCGCGCACTGGTTACTCGTTACCCGTCAGCATGAAAAAGGTCTGACGGTCATCGCAACCAGTGAGAATCGTTTTGTTTTTGGTTTATGGCTGGAAAACAGCTACCGGGCTTTACCTGATGAGTGGCTGGACAGTTGTCTGCAACAGGACGACATCTCTTCAGAGCTGCTGGCTAATCTGTTGCGCGGTACACCTGATGAAGCGTTCCTCAACGGTAAACTGGTATGCAGTTGCTTCTCCGTTCGGGAAAAAACCATTGAAACTGCCATACAGGCAGGTTGCTCATCAGTCGACCGACTGGGCAATGAACTTAAATGCGGTACTAACTGCGGTTCCTGCAAACCGGAACTGCAAAAGATGATCGACAGTTATTCTTCTACTCAAACTGCAAAAGCAGTAACACCTGAGGTAATTCTCCATGATTAA
- the cobA gene encoding uroporphyrinogen-III C-methyltransferase, producing the protein MINSAIAKLPQVFFRKLMTGQQRHRVMQPVTPASLTGEKKQGQVFIVGAGPGDAELLTIKAWKCLQQADVVLFDWLVDESVIAEIPRHVKTEFVGKRAGKHSMVQDDICKRVVELAQSGLNVVRLKGGDPAVFARTCEETAALEAADIPFAIVPGITAASGASAYTGIPLTERNCAQSVTLTTASFKDKNQMPDWTTLADTMQRQTVVVYMGLSRLSKITSELVNAGIRETLPVAVIENACTPNQQVITGTVSSIAEQVTSANLQGPALLIFGEVVKSRQQVSTALLQQVTHVAGI; encoded by the coding sequence ATGATTAATTCAGCCATCGCAAAACTGCCGCAAGTGTTCTTCCGTAAGCTGATGACCGGCCAGCAACGTCACCGTGTCATGCAACCAGTGACGCCGGCATCCCTGACGGGTGAGAAAAAGCAGGGGCAGGTATTTATTGTCGGCGCCGGTCCGGGCGATGCAGAGTTGCTGACCATCAAAGCATGGAAGTGCCTGCAGCAGGCTGATGTGGTGTTATTTGACTGGCTGGTAGATGAGTCTGTCATTGCAGAAATTCCCCGTCATGTAAAAACGGAATTCGTGGGTAAGCGGGCAGGCAAACATTCAATGGTGCAGGATGACATTTGCAAGCGGGTGGTTGAGCTGGCGCAGTCAGGATTAAATGTGGTGCGGTTGAAGGGCGGGGATCCGGCAGTTTTTGCCCGTACCTGTGAGGAAACCGCTGCGCTTGAAGCCGCTGACATTCCGTTTGCCATTGTGCCCGGGATCACTGCCGCTTCAGGGGCTTCGGCTTATACAGGGATTCCTTTGACAGAGCGCAACTGCGCTCAGTCGGTGACATTGACCACCGCCAGTTTTAAAGATAAAAACCAGATGCCCGACTGGACAACGCTTGCTGATACCATGCAGCGTCAAACTGTTGTGGTGTATATGGGGTTGTCCCGGTTGAGCAAAATCACGTCTGAGCTGGTGAATGCCGGTATTCGTGAAACCCTTCCGGTGGCGGTGATTGAGAACGCTTGCACTCCCAACCAGCAAGTGATCACCGGCACTGTTTCTTCTATCGCTGAACAGGTAACGTCAGCAAACCTGCAAGGTCCTGCTTTGTTGATCTTCGGAGAGGTGGTAAAGTCTCGCCAACAGGTCTCCACAGCGCTGCTTCAGCAGGTAACCCATGTCGCAGGAATTTAG